Proteins encoded within one genomic window of Felis catus isolate Fca126 chromosome C1, F.catus_Fca126_mat1.0, whole genome shotgun sequence:
- the C1QTNF12 gene encoding adipolin isoform X1, with protein MHWARAAAALLWLQLVLLGGIGARREPKRPRQPGQRTEHPAATASNSEGLPGSPKPPEALGPEFSDAHMTWLNFVRRPDDGASKRRCRGRDKKSRGLSGPPGPPGPPGPPGPPGAAVNQEALLREFQEMLKEATERRFLGLLSPLLPEGTGRWLVAEAFHCGLKGPTVVDERTLLELRGFQAAPPPGWMCKMRAQALQLAVHLLSLQPTAQGAFLRGSGLSLASGRFTAPVTAIFQFSASLHVDHREPQGRARLRARDTVRALVCIESLCHRHMSLEAISGLESRGRVFTMQVQGLLHLQAGVVGGDVHCGVSAGRTVRLHLCGQWLWDGPHDPEWLQLLRPAPGHVRARPGPPPAPHCPL; from the exons ATGCACTGGGCCCGGGCTGCCGCAGCCCTCCTCTGGCTGCAGCTTGTGCTCCTCGGGGGCATCGGGGCGCGGAGGGAGCCCAAGAGGCCACGGCAGCCCGGCCAGCGCACCGAGCACCCCGCCGCCACCGCGTCCAACAGCGAGGGGCTGCCAGGCTCCCCCAAG CCGCCTGAGGCCTTGGGGCCTGAGTTCTCAGATGCCCACATGACATGGCTGAACTTTGTCCGGCGGCCAGATGATGGGGCCTCGAAGAGACGGTGCCGGGGCCGGGACAAGAAGTCG CGAGGCCTCTCTGGCCCCCCAGGGCCTCCTGGGCCCCCtgggccccccggcccccccggTGCAGCAGTCAACCAGGAGGCCCTGTTGCGAGAGTTTCAGGAGATGCTGAAAG AGGCCACCGAGCGCCGGTTCTTGGGGCTGCTGAGCCCCTTGCTGCCTGAAGGGACAGGCAGGTGGCTGGTGGCTGAGGCCTTCCACTGTGGCCTGAAGGGCCCTACAGTGGTGGACGAGAGGACACTGCTGGAGCTGCGTGGCTTCCAGGCT GCGCCTCCCCCAGGCTGGATGTGCAAGATGAGGGCCCAGGCGCTGCAGCTGGCTGTTCACCTGCTATCCCTCCAGCCCACTGCCCAGGGCGCCTTCCTGCGGGGGTCCGGCTTGAGCCTGGCCTCGGGCCGGTTCACAGCCCCAGTGACCGCCATCTTCCAGTTTTCTGCCAGCCTGCACGTGG ACCACAGGGAGCCGCAGGGCAGGGCACGGCTGCGGGCTCGGGACACAGTGCGGGCGCTCGTCTGCATTGAGTCCCTGTGTCATCGACACAT GTCCCTGGAGGCCATCTCGGGCCTGGAGAGCCGAGGCAGGGTCTTCACCATGCAAGTCCAGGGTCTGCTGCACTTGCAG GCGGGCGTCGTGGGTGGTGACGTCCACTGTGGGGTGTCTGCAGGCCGGACAGTACGCCTCCATCTTTGTGGACAATGGCTCTGGGACGGCCCTCACGATCCAGAGTGGCTCCAGCTTCTCCGGCCTGCTCCTGGGCACGTGAGGGCCAGACCgggccccccacccgccccccactGTCCTCTGTAA
- the C1QTNF12 gene encoding adipolin isoform X2 — MHWARAAAALLWLQLVLLGGIGARREPKRPRQPGQRTEHPAATASNSEGLPGSPKPPEALGPEFSDAHMTWLNFVRRPDDGASKRRCRGRDKKSRGLSGPPGPPGPPGPPGPPGAAVNQEALLREFQEMLKEATERRFLGLLSPLLPEGTGRWLVAEAFHCGLKGPTVVDERTLLELRGFQAPTAQGAFLRGSGLSLASGRFTAPVTAIFQFSASLHVDHREPQGRARLRARDTVRALVCIESLCHRHMSLEAISGLESRGRVFTMQVQGLLHLQAGVVGGDVHCGVSAGRTVRLHLCGQWLWDGPHDPEWLQLLRPAPGHVRARPGPPPAPHCPL; from the exons ATGCACTGGGCCCGGGCTGCCGCAGCCCTCCTCTGGCTGCAGCTTGTGCTCCTCGGGGGCATCGGGGCGCGGAGGGAGCCCAAGAGGCCACGGCAGCCCGGCCAGCGCACCGAGCACCCCGCCGCCACCGCGTCCAACAGCGAGGGGCTGCCAGGCTCCCCCAAG CCGCCTGAGGCCTTGGGGCCTGAGTTCTCAGATGCCCACATGACATGGCTGAACTTTGTCCGGCGGCCAGATGATGGGGCCTCGAAGAGACGGTGCCGGGGCCGGGACAAGAAGTCG CGAGGCCTCTCTGGCCCCCCAGGGCCTCCTGGGCCCCCtgggccccccggcccccccggTGCAGCAGTCAACCAGGAGGCCCTGTTGCGAGAGTTTCAGGAGATGCTGAAAG AGGCCACCGAGCGCCGGTTCTTGGGGCTGCTGAGCCCCTTGCTGCCTGAAGGGACAGGCAGGTGGCTGGTGGCTGAGGCCTTCCACTGTGGCCTGAAGGGCCCTACAGTGGTGGACGAGAGGACACTGCTGGAGCTGCGTGGCTTCCAGGCT CCCACTGCCCAGGGCGCCTTCCTGCGGGGGTCCGGCTTGAGCCTGGCCTCGGGCCGGTTCACAGCCCCAGTGACCGCCATCTTCCAGTTTTCTGCCAGCCTGCACGTGG ACCACAGGGAGCCGCAGGGCAGGGCACGGCTGCGGGCTCGGGACACAGTGCGGGCGCTCGTCTGCATTGAGTCCCTGTGTCATCGACACAT GTCCCTGGAGGCCATCTCGGGCCTGGAGAGCCGAGGCAGGGTCTTCACCATGCAAGTCCAGGGTCTGCTGCACTTGCAG GCGGGCGTCGTGGGTGGTGACGTCCACTGTGGGGTGTCTGCAGGCCGGACAGTACGCCTCCATCTTTGTGGACAATGGCTCTGGGACGGCCCTCACGATCCAGAGTGGCTCCAGCTTCTCCGGCCTGCTCCTGGGCACGTGAGGGCCAGACCgggccccccacccgccccccactGTCCTCTGTAA
- the C1QTNF12 gene encoding adipolin isoform X3, whose amino-acid sequence MHWARAAAALLWLQLVLLGGIGARREPKRPRQPGQRTEHPAATASNSEGLPGSPKPPEALGPEFSDAHMTWLNFVRRPDDGASKRRCRGRDKKSRGLSGPPGPPGPPGPPGPPGAAVNQEALLREFQEMLKEATERRFLGLLSPLLPEGTGRWLVAEAFHCGLKGPTVVDERTLLELRGFQAAPPPGWMCKMRAQALQLAVHLLSLQPTAQGAFLRGSGLSLASGRFTAPVTAIFQFSASLHVDHREPQGRARLRARDTVRALVCIESLCHRHMSLEAISGLESRGRVFTMQVQGLLHLQAGQYASIFVDNGSGTALTIQSGSSFSGLLLGT is encoded by the exons ATGCACTGGGCCCGGGCTGCCGCAGCCCTCCTCTGGCTGCAGCTTGTGCTCCTCGGGGGCATCGGGGCGCGGAGGGAGCCCAAGAGGCCACGGCAGCCCGGCCAGCGCACCGAGCACCCCGCCGCCACCGCGTCCAACAGCGAGGGGCTGCCAGGCTCCCCCAAG CCGCCTGAGGCCTTGGGGCCTGAGTTCTCAGATGCCCACATGACATGGCTGAACTTTGTCCGGCGGCCAGATGATGGGGCCTCGAAGAGACGGTGCCGGGGCCGGGACAAGAAGTCG CGAGGCCTCTCTGGCCCCCCAGGGCCTCCTGGGCCCCCtgggccccccggcccccccggTGCAGCAGTCAACCAGGAGGCCCTGTTGCGAGAGTTTCAGGAGATGCTGAAAG AGGCCACCGAGCGCCGGTTCTTGGGGCTGCTGAGCCCCTTGCTGCCTGAAGGGACAGGCAGGTGGCTGGTGGCTGAGGCCTTCCACTGTGGCCTGAAGGGCCCTACAGTGGTGGACGAGAGGACACTGCTGGAGCTGCGTGGCTTCCAGGCT GCGCCTCCCCCAGGCTGGATGTGCAAGATGAGGGCCCAGGCGCTGCAGCTGGCTGTTCACCTGCTATCCCTCCAGCCCACTGCCCAGGGCGCCTTCCTGCGGGGGTCCGGCTTGAGCCTGGCCTCGGGCCGGTTCACAGCCCCAGTGACCGCCATCTTCCAGTTTTCTGCCAGCCTGCACGTGG ACCACAGGGAGCCGCAGGGCAGGGCACGGCTGCGGGCTCGGGACACAGTGCGGGCGCTCGTCTGCATTGAGTCCCTGTGTCATCGACACAT GTCCCTGGAGGCCATCTCGGGCCTGGAGAGCCGAGGCAGGGTCTTCACCATGCAAGTCCAGGGTCTGCTGCACTTGCAG GCCGGACAGTACGCCTCCATCTTTGTGGACAATGGCTCTGGGACGGCCCTCACGATCCAGAGTGGCTCCAGCTTCTCCGGCCTGCTCCTGGGCACGTGA
- the C1QTNF12 gene encoding adipolin isoform X4 produces the protein MHWARAAAALLWLQLVLLGGIGARREPKRPRQPGQRTEHPAATASNSEGLPGSPKPPEALGPEFSDAHMTWLNFVRRPDDGASKRRCRGRDKKSRGLSGPPGPPGPPGPPGPPGAAVNQEALLREFQEMLKEATERRFLGLLSPLLPEGTGRWLVAEAFHCGLKGPTVVDERTLLELRGFQAPTAQGAFLRGSGLSLASGRFTAPVTAIFQFSASLHVDHREPQGRARLRARDTVRALVCIESLCHRHMSLEAISGLESRGRVFTMQVQGLLHLQAGQYASIFVDNGSGTALTIQSGSSFSGLLLGT, from the exons ATGCACTGGGCCCGGGCTGCCGCAGCCCTCCTCTGGCTGCAGCTTGTGCTCCTCGGGGGCATCGGGGCGCGGAGGGAGCCCAAGAGGCCACGGCAGCCCGGCCAGCGCACCGAGCACCCCGCCGCCACCGCGTCCAACAGCGAGGGGCTGCCAGGCTCCCCCAAG CCGCCTGAGGCCTTGGGGCCTGAGTTCTCAGATGCCCACATGACATGGCTGAACTTTGTCCGGCGGCCAGATGATGGGGCCTCGAAGAGACGGTGCCGGGGCCGGGACAAGAAGTCG CGAGGCCTCTCTGGCCCCCCAGGGCCTCCTGGGCCCCCtgggccccccggcccccccggTGCAGCAGTCAACCAGGAGGCCCTGTTGCGAGAGTTTCAGGAGATGCTGAAAG AGGCCACCGAGCGCCGGTTCTTGGGGCTGCTGAGCCCCTTGCTGCCTGAAGGGACAGGCAGGTGGCTGGTGGCTGAGGCCTTCCACTGTGGCCTGAAGGGCCCTACAGTGGTGGACGAGAGGACACTGCTGGAGCTGCGTGGCTTCCAGGCT CCCACTGCCCAGGGCGCCTTCCTGCGGGGGTCCGGCTTGAGCCTGGCCTCGGGCCGGTTCACAGCCCCAGTGACCGCCATCTTCCAGTTTTCTGCCAGCCTGCACGTGG ACCACAGGGAGCCGCAGGGCAGGGCACGGCTGCGGGCTCGGGACACAGTGCGGGCGCTCGTCTGCATTGAGTCCCTGTGTCATCGACACAT GTCCCTGGAGGCCATCTCGGGCCTGGAGAGCCGAGGCAGGGTCTTCACCATGCAAGTCCAGGGTCTGCTGCACTTGCAG GCCGGACAGTACGCCTCCATCTTTGTGGACAATGGCTCTGGGACGGCCCTCACGATCCAGAGTGGCTCCAGCTTCTCCGGCCTGCTCCTGGGCACGTGA